The following coding sequences are from one Macaca nemestrina isolate mMacNem1 chromosome 1, mMacNem.hap1, whole genome shotgun sequence window:
- the LOC105473252 gene encoding pleckstrin homology domain-containing family M member 2 isoform X1, producing MEPREVKDRILENISLSVKKLQSYFAACEDETPAIRNHDKVLQRLCEHLDHALLYGLQDLSSGYWVLVVHFTRREAIKQIEVLQHVATNLGRSRAWLYLALNENSLESYLRLFQENLGLLHKYYVKNALVCSHDHLTLFLTLVSGLEFIRFELDLDAPYLDLAPYMPDYYKPQYLLDFEDRLPSSVHGSDSLSLNSFNSVTSTNLEWDDSAIAPSSEDYDFGDVFPAVPSVPSTDWEDGDLTDTVSGPRSTASDLTNSKASTRSPTQRQNPFNEEPAETVSSSDTTPVHTTSQEKEEAQALDLPDACTELEVIRVTKKKKIGKKKKSRSDEEASPLHPACSQKKCAKQGDSDSRNGSPSLGRDSPDTTLASPQEEGEGPSSTTESSERSEPGLLIPEMKDTSMERLGQPLSKVIDQLNGQLDPSTWCSRAEPPDQSFRTGSPGDAPERPPLCDFSEGLSAPMDFYRFTVESPSTVTSGGGHHDPAGLGQPLHVPSSPEAAGQEEEGGGGEGQTPRPLEDTTREAQELEAQLSLVREGPVSEPEPGTQEVLCQLKRDQPSPCLSSAEDSGVDEGQGSPSEMVHSSEFRVDNNHLLLLMIHVFRENEEQLFKMIRMSTGHMEGNLQLLYVLLTDCYVYLLRKGATEKPYLVEEAVSYNELDYVSVGLDQQTVKLVCTNRRKQFLLDTADVALAEFFLASLKSAMIKGCREPPYPSILTDATMEKLALAKFVAQESKCEASAVTVRFYGLVHWEDPTDESLGPAPCHCSPPEGTITKEGMLHYKAGTSYLGKEHWKTCFVVLSNGILYQYPDRTDVIPLLSVNMGGEQCGGCRRANTTDRPHAFQVILSDRPCLELSAESEAEMAEWMQHLCQAVSKGVIPQGVAPSPCIPCCLVLTDDRLFTCHEDCQTSFFRSLGTAKLGDISAVSTEPGKEYCVLEFSQDSQQLLPPWVIYLSCTSELDRLLSALNSGWKTIYQVDLPHTAIQEASNKKKFEDALSLIHSAWQRSDSLCRGRASRDPWC from the exons ttgcaGAGCTATTTTGCTGCATGTGAGGATGAGACCCCTGCCATCCGGAACCATGACAAGGTCCTGCAGCGTCTGTGTGAGCACCTGGACCACGCCCTGCTGTACGG ACTGCAAGACCTCTCCTCTGGCTACTGGGTGCTTGTGGTGCATTTCACTCGGAGAGAGGCCATCAAGCAGATCGAGGTGCTGCAGCACGTGGCCACCAACCTGGGGCGCA GCCGTGCCTGGCTGTACCTGGCCCTCAACGAGAACTCCTTGGAGAGCTACCTGCGGTTGTTCCAGGAGAACCTGGGTCTGCTGCATAAGTACTACGTCAA GAATGCCCTGGTCTGCAGCCACGATCACCTGACGCTCTTCCTGACCTTGGTGTCCGGGCTGGAGTTCATTCGTTTCGAGCTGGACCTG GATGCCCCTTACCTAGACCTGGCCCCCTACATGCCCGACTACTACAAACCTCAGTATCTGCTGGACTTCGAAGACCGCCTTCCCAGCTCGGTCCACGGCTCAGACAGTCTGTCCCTCAACTCCTTCAACTCCGTCACCTCCACCAACCTGGAGTGGGATGACAGTGCGATTGCCCCATCTAGTGAGG ATTATGATTTTGGAGATGTGTTTCCAGCAGTGCCGTCTGTACCCAGCACAGACTGGGAAG ATGGAGACCTCACAGACACGGTCAGCGGCCCCCGCTCCACAGCCTCTGACCTGACCAACAGCAAGGCCTCCACCAGGAGCCCCACCCAGCGCCAGAACCCCTTCAACGAGGAGCCGGCAGAGACCGTGTCCTCCTCTGACACCACCCCCGTGCACACCACCTCTCAGGAGAAGGAGGAGGCCCAGGCCCTGGACCTGCCAGATGCCTGCACGGAGCTCGAGGTCATCAG AGTcaccaagaagaagaaaattggCAAGAAGAAAAAGAGCAGATCAGATGAGGAGGCGAGTCCACTCCACCCCGCCTGCAGCCAGAAGAAATGTGCCAAGCAGGGGGACAGTGACAGCCGCAACGGCAGCCCAAGCCTTGGGCGGGACTCGCCGGACACTACGCTTGCCTCCccccaggaggagggagaggggccGAGCAGCACCACAGAGAGCAGCGAGCGCTCTGAGCCTGGCCTGCTGATCCCCGAGATGAAGGACACCTCCATGGAGCGCCTGGGGCAGCCTCTGAGCAAGGTTATTGACCAGCTCAACGGGCAGCTGGACCCCAGCACCTGGTGCTCCCGTGCTGAGCCCCCAGACCAGTCCTTTCGGACCGGCTCTCCCGGGGATGCCCCGGAGAGGCCGCCGCTTTGCGACTTTAGTGAGGGGCTTTCAGCCCCAATGGACTTCTACCGCTTTACCGTCGAGAGTCCAAGCACTGTTACATCAGGTGGCGGCCACCATGACCCTGCAGGGCTTGGCCAACCGCTGCATGTTCCTAGTAGCCCTGAGGCTGCTGGCcaagaagaagagggaggaggaggagagggacagACGCCTCGGCCCCTAGAGGATACCACGAGGGAGGCTCAGGAGCTGGAGGCCCAGCTGTCTCTGGTCAGGGAGGGGCCTGTGTCTGAGccagagcctgggacccaggaGGTTCTCTGCCAGCTCAAGCGAGACCAGCCCAGCCCGTGTCTGAGTAGCGCTGAGGATTCTGGGGTGGATGAGGGACAGGGGAGCCCTTCGGAGATGGTCCATTCCTCGGAGTTCAG AGTAGACAACAATCACCTGCTCCTGCTAATGATCCACGTGTTCAGAGAAAACGAAGAGCAGCTGTTCAAA ATGATCCGGATGAGCACCGGGCACATGGAGGGCAACCTGCAGCTGCTGTACGTGCTGCTCACAGACTGCTATGTCTACCTGCTCCGGAAAG GGGCCACAGAGAAGCCATACCTGGTGGAAGAGGCCGTTTCTTACAATGAACTTGACTATGTGTCG GTTGGCCTTGACCAGCAGACGGTGAAGCTGGTGTGCACCAACCGCAGGAAGCAGTTTCTGCTGGACACGGCTGATGTGGCGCTGGCTGA GTTCTTTTTGGCTTCTTTGAAGTCAGCCATGATCAAAGGCTGTCGAGAACCACCCTACCCCAGCATCCTGACGGATGCCACCATGGAGAAGCTGGCACTGGCCAAATTTGTGGCCCAAGAATCGAAGTGTGAG GCATCTGCTGTCACCGTGCGCTTCTACGGCCTTGTGCACTGGGAGGACCCCACAGATGAGTCCCTGGGCCCTGCCCCCTGCCACTGCTCACCCCCCGAGGGCACCATCACCAAAGAAGGCATGCTGCACTACAAGGCGGGCACCTCCTACCTGGGCAAGGAACACTGGAAGACGTGCTTTGTGGTTCTCAG CAACGGGATCCTCTACCAGTACCCGGACCGCACCGATGTCATCCCTCTGCTCTCAGTGAACATGGG GGGGGAGCAGTGCGGTGGCTGCCGGAGAGCCAACACCACGGATCGGCCCCACGCCTTCCAGGTCATTCTCTCCGACCGGCCCTGCCTGGAGCTGAGTGCCGAGAGTGAGGCCGAGATGGCCGAGTGGATGCAGCACCTCTGCCAGGCTGTGTCCAAAGGG GTCATCCCTCAGGGCGTAGCTCCCAGCCCCTGCATCCCCTGCTGCCTGGTCCTCACCGATGACCGCCTCTTCACGTGCCATGAGGATTGCCAGACCAGCTTCTTCCGCTCTCTGGGCACAGCCAAGCTGGGCGACATCAGCGCTGTCTCCACTGAGCCGGGCAAGGAGTACTGTGTCTTg GAGTTCTCCCAGGACAGCCAGCAGCTCCTTCCGCCCTGGGTCATCTACCTGAGTTGCACTTCTGAACTGGACCGATTGCTGTCTGCACTGAACTCTGGGTGGAAAACCATTTATCAG GTGGACCTCCCCCACACGGCGATCCAGGAAGCCTCCAACAAGAAGAAATTCGAGGATGCCTTGAGCCTCATCCACAGCGCCTGGCAGCGGAGCGACAGTCTCTGCCGCGGCCGAGCCTCCCGAGACCCCTGGTGCTGA
- the LOC105473252 gene encoding pleckstrin homology domain-containing family M member 2 isoform X2 has translation MEPREVKDRILENISLSVKKLQSYFAACEDETPAIRNHDKVLQRLCEHLDHALLYGLQDLSSGYWVLVVHFTRREAIKQIEVLQHVATNLGRSRAWLYLALNENSLESYLRLFQENLGLLHKYYVKNALVCSHDHLTLFLTLVSGLEFIRFELDLDAPYLDLAPYMPDYYKPQYLLDFEDRLPSSVHGSDSLSLNSFNSVTSTNLEWDDSAIAPSSEDGDLTDTVSGPRSTASDLTNSKASTRSPTQRQNPFNEEPAETVSSSDTTPVHTTSQEKEEAQALDLPDACTELEVIRVTKKKKIGKKKKSRSDEEASPLHPACSQKKCAKQGDSDSRNGSPSLGRDSPDTTLASPQEEGEGPSSTTESSERSEPGLLIPEMKDTSMERLGQPLSKVIDQLNGQLDPSTWCSRAEPPDQSFRTGSPGDAPERPPLCDFSEGLSAPMDFYRFTVESPSTVTSGGGHHDPAGLGQPLHVPSSPEAAGQEEEGGGGEGQTPRPLEDTTREAQELEAQLSLVREGPVSEPEPGTQEVLCQLKRDQPSPCLSSAEDSGVDEGQGSPSEMVHSSEFRVDNNHLLLLMIHVFRENEEQLFKMIRMSTGHMEGNLQLLYVLLTDCYVYLLRKGATEKPYLVEEAVSYNELDYVSVGLDQQTVKLVCTNRRKQFLLDTADVALAEFFLASLKSAMIKGCREPPYPSILTDATMEKLALAKFVAQESKCEASAVTVRFYGLVHWEDPTDESLGPAPCHCSPPEGTITKEGMLHYKAGTSYLGKEHWKTCFVVLSNGILYQYPDRTDVIPLLSVNMGGEQCGGCRRANTTDRPHAFQVILSDRPCLELSAESEAEMAEWMQHLCQAVSKGVIPQGVAPSPCIPCCLVLTDDRLFTCHEDCQTSFFRSLGTAKLGDISAVSTEPGKEYCVLEFSQDSQQLLPPWVIYLSCTSELDRLLSALNSGWKTIYQVDLPHTAIQEASNKKKFEDALSLIHSAWQRSDSLCRGRASRDPWC, from the exons ttgcaGAGCTATTTTGCTGCATGTGAGGATGAGACCCCTGCCATCCGGAACCATGACAAGGTCCTGCAGCGTCTGTGTGAGCACCTGGACCACGCCCTGCTGTACGG ACTGCAAGACCTCTCCTCTGGCTACTGGGTGCTTGTGGTGCATTTCACTCGGAGAGAGGCCATCAAGCAGATCGAGGTGCTGCAGCACGTGGCCACCAACCTGGGGCGCA GCCGTGCCTGGCTGTACCTGGCCCTCAACGAGAACTCCTTGGAGAGCTACCTGCGGTTGTTCCAGGAGAACCTGGGTCTGCTGCATAAGTACTACGTCAA GAATGCCCTGGTCTGCAGCCACGATCACCTGACGCTCTTCCTGACCTTGGTGTCCGGGCTGGAGTTCATTCGTTTCGAGCTGGACCTG GATGCCCCTTACCTAGACCTGGCCCCCTACATGCCCGACTACTACAAACCTCAGTATCTGCTGGACTTCGAAGACCGCCTTCCCAGCTCGGTCCACGGCTCAGACAGTCTGTCCCTCAACTCCTTCAACTCCGTCACCTCCACCAACCTGGAGTGGGATGACAGTGCGATTGCCCCATCTAGTGAGG ATGGAGACCTCACAGACACGGTCAGCGGCCCCCGCTCCACAGCCTCTGACCTGACCAACAGCAAGGCCTCCACCAGGAGCCCCACCCAGCGCCAGAACCCCTTCAACGAGGAGCCGGCAGAGACCGTGTCCTCCTCTGACACCACCCCCGTGCACACCACCTCTCAGGAGAAGGAGGAGGCCCAGGCCCTGGACCTGCCAGATGCCTGCACGGAGCTCGAGGTCATCAG AGTcaccaagaagaagaaaattggCAAGAAGAAAAAGAGCAGATCAGATGAGGAGGCGAGTCCACTCCACCCCGCCTGCAGCCAGAAGAAATGTGCCAAGCAGGGGGACAGTGACAGCCGCAACGGCAGCCCAAGCCTTGGGCGGGACTCGCCGGACACTACGCTTGCCTCCccccaggaggagggagaggggccGAGCAGCACCACAGAGAGCAGCGAGCGCTCTGAGCCTGGCCTGCTGATCCCCGAGATGAAGGACACCTCCATGGAGCGCCTGGGGCAGCCTCTGAGCAAGGTTATTGACCAGCTCAACGGGCAGCTGGACCCCAGCACCTGGTGCTCCCGTGCTGAGCCCCCAGACCAGTCCTTTCGGACCGGCTCTCCCGGGGATGCCCCGGAGAGGCCGCCGCTTTGCGACTTTAGTGAGGGGCTTTCAGCCCCAATGGACTTCTACCGCTTTACCGTCGAGAGTCCAAGCACTGTTACATCAGGTGGCGGCCACCATGACCCTGCAGGGCTTGGCCAACCGCTGCATGTTCCTAGTAGCCCTGAGGCTGCTGGCcaagaagaagagggaggaggaggagagggacagACGCCTCGGCCCCTAGAGGATACCACGAGGGAGGCTCAGGAGCTGGAGGCCCAGCTGTCTCTGGTCAGGGAGGGGCCTGTGTCTGAGccagagcctgggacccaggaGGTTCTCTGCCAGCTCAAGCGAGACCAGCCCAGCCCGTGTCTGAGTAGCGCTGAGGATTCTGGGGTGGATGAGGGACAGGGGAGCCCTTCGGAGATGGTCCATTCCTCGGAGTTCAG AGTAGACAACAATCACCTGCTCCTGCTAATGATCCACGTGTTCAGAGAAAACGAAGAGCAGCTGTTCAAA ATGATCCGGATGAGCACCGGGCACATGGAGGGCAACCTGCAGCTGCTGTACGTGCTGCTCACAGACTGCTATGTCTACCTGCTCCGGAAAG GGGCCACAGAGAAGCCATACCTGGTGGAAGAGGCCGTTTCTTACAATGAACTTGACTATGTGTCG GTTGGCCTTGACCAGCAGACGGTGAAGCTGGTGTGCACCAACCGCAGGAAGCAGTTTCTGCTGGACACGGCTGATGTGGCGCTGGCTGA GTTCTTTTTGGCTTCTTTGAAGTCAGCCATGATCAAAGGCTGTCGAGAACCACCCTACCCCAGCATCCTGACGGATGCCACCATGGAGAAGCTGGCACTGGCCAAATTTGTGGCCCAAGAATCGAAGTGTGAG GCATCTGCTGTCACCGTGCGCTTCTACGGCCTTGTGCACTGGGAGGACCCCACAGATGAGTCCCTGGGCCCTGCCCCCTGCCACTGCTCACCCCCCGAGGGCACCATCACCAAAGAAGGCATGCTGCACTACAAGGCGGGCACCTCCTACCTGGGCAAGGAACACTGGAAGACGTGCTTTGTGGTTCTCAG CAACGGGATCCTCTACCAGTACCCGGACCGCACCGATGTCATCCCTCTGCTCTCAGTGAACATGGG GGGGGAGCAGTGCGGTGGCTGCCGGAGAGCCAACACCACGGATCGGCCCCACGCCTTCCAGGTCATTCTCTCCGACCGGCCCTGCCTGGAGCTGAGTGCCGAGAGTGAGGCCGAGATGGCCGAGTGGATGCAGCACCTCTGCCAGGCTGTGTCCAAAGGG GTCATCCCTCAGGGCGTAGCTCCCAGCCCCTGCATCCCCTGCTGCCTGGTCCTCACCGATGACCGCCTCTTCACGTGCCATGAGGATTGCCAGACCAGCTTCTTCCGCTCTCTGGGCACAGCCAAGCTGGGCGACATCAGCGCTGTCTCCACTGAGCCGGGCAAGGAGTACTGTGTCTTg GAGTTCTCCCAGGACAGCCAGCAGCTCCTTCCGCCCTGGGTCATCTACCTGAGTTGCACTTCTGAACTGGACCGATTGCTGTCTGCACTGAACTCTGGGTGGAAAACCATTTATCAG GTGGACCTCCCCCACACGGCGATCCAGGAAGCCTCCAACAAGAAGAAATTCGAGGATGCCTTGAGCCTCATCCACAGCGCCTGGCAGCGGAGCGACAGTCTCTGCCGCGGCCGAGCCTCCCGAGACCCCTGGTGCTGA